taaaacatatacatgagtgtatatacataaaattatgaaaatatgaaaaatatatgcatgtacgtattttaaaattatcatataatatatatatatatataggtaagttaaaattttaaagtataaaatgtatgtatgtgtacgtaggaatatgtatgtatataaaactatatgaaaatgtaaaacatacaagtatgtgtatatatttagaaaaatatgtatatagatacatagatacaaattataaaatataaaacaaatataaaaataagtatatacatatatatatatatgataaaatttgaaattttaaagatataaataaacaaataacaacaataataattaatgataacagtataacatcaaatttattatttaataagaaaacaaacaaaatacaaaaggactaaattaaaactttaaacgAACTTGGgcttaaatatgaaataaacaaaaggaataATACAGACCAAAGTGAAACACGCTTAAAGCGTGAGGACTTGTGGGAAATATTTCCCGTCACCAAAGCGCTGCGTTCAACCATGGGCAAGAATTGGTCTAAGGACCAAATCGAATAGAAGCAAAATCCACAGGCCGAAATctgagaaaaaacaaaagaccaCATTGAAGCAAATTGCGAAAGCGGAGGGACCTATTGCATAAATAGCCCATTTcatgaaaacacgcggatccccgGCGGGTCGGATCATGTGGTCATGGGGCTTAAAGGGGCGCTGCTTTTGCAATGgttattaaaacccaaattttttttaaaaaaaatcatttctgtcactgttttaaaaaacaaaaaaatagaacccttccttttttttttaaaacctttcCCCTCCTCCGGCCATGGTCACCACCGGCGAACGGCCGCGCCGCCGCAGGCGGTGGTCGGATCTAGGCAAAGATCAGCCTTTTAGACCCCATTTTAGATCTAGATCAGAGGCCCTATTCTCTTGATCGAAAAAGCCAAGAAAGGAGGGATCTTTCACTTCCTTTTCGGTCCGATTCCAACACCGAAAGTCTCCAACGACGGCTTTCGAGACCGGTAAGTGCTTCCTTTCCCTTCTTTTTCcgttttgttaaaaaaagtagaaaacaaacaacaaaataaaataaaataaacaaaaatgcaAGAACAGAAAAGGTAGAAAACagacacaaaaataaataaataaataaacaaaaatgcaAGAACAGAAAAAATTTGGAGTcaaccttttttgtttttgtttttattatttgcttCTGTATTGATCtcgtttaaaaaaaaatcaaggggAAAATTcggccttttatagccgatttccttctatttttatgctatttttgcTGTGTTTCTTTCTTTGCTTGCGTGTCGTTTCCTGTAGATGATTGACTGACGATGTGGGCGTGTGACAGCCATGGTGGTGGTGGCGAAGACCAAAGGTCTGCAGAAGGTGGCGCTTAGGGTTTCGAACTTGAAACCCTAAGTTGACTTTTAGTTTTCGGGCTTGGGCATTGGTTTGAAATTTGAAGGGTATTGGGCTGTTCGGGTTTGGGCTATTCGGGTTTTGCTAGTTGGGCTGGtagattagtttaattattttgggtttgCCCGGGGCCTGTAATGTTATTTGGGTATTGGGCTAGTGTTTAGGTGGGTAGTTGGGTTTTGGGTCTGCTGGAAATGGGCTGGGTAAAATTGGtctgtacagctgcccctctttgctcgttgtcgcgtaacgagaacagagcaaagactaagaaagaccaaattTACCCGGTCTCGTTGAGTCTTGATTTCTCTTAACGCCTTTCTTCAAGTAGCTTTGTTTCAGTCCACTATGTTTTGTTGCgtcgatccactccactacacTTCAGAAAGATAcgatttgtagcttcaatcttctttgcagcaacttcagggggatgaagtttatggttttagtctgctccaccgTAACATCAATGAGATAATACTTGTATCTTTGGTCTACTCCACTGTGACTTCatggagataagacctgatgcgatctactccactgtaacttcagagagatgagatcccTTATTTTAATCCGCCCCACTGtaaactcagggagataggatagtgtcttcgatctactccgctgtaatctcagggagacaagatctgaaattcttcggtctactccactgtaacctcagggagataagacctgatgcgatctactccactgtaacttcagagagatgagatcctttattttaatccgctccgctgtaaactcagggagataggatagtgtcttcgatctactccgctgtaatcttagggagataagatctctggcttcaaccagctccactgtAATCGATGAAGGTAAGGTTTTGTTTTTcaatcttcactgatctgttctctgggaaCATGCCCTGTGTAAtgcctaattatgcctaatgattaggatggcatgatcaaaatgaatcaaatgctcctaactagacacgTGTAAATGGTGTTTGTAAGAATGCaggattttattattattttttgagagTGATCccacttaggttgtcattacttgaaatttattaaggctttgtaaCTGACGCGCTACAACGCCTCCTCacttgactggcttttctgaagaaacatttagccaagttgccccccactgtaaacctcaaagttaaATCCATTGGGGCGCATCACTGCatcccaagggtagaaatatgtggcttttcctcaatcttcTCCTGCTGTAATTTAGGGATACAGGATCTGAATCTCCTTGGTCTTCTACACCATTCTCAAGGTATCGCaccaaatgtttatgcatgATTGTGGAATTCTCTTCCAAAAACCTTCTTAACACTCGGTGATCGTTGCTcttttgttcattgaagctttgtcaccaataCGACATTTTGTCGTTTTGTGCAGTCCatgtttgggcaaaaaaaatccaaagaaaaagtctaaatttagactcttctttctcaaatttccaactcTTGAATTTGGTGTTCTAAACAAttgtcctgtttcaggttcctatattatttagaaattttccaGAGTAATGTGCAAAACTTCTTTcctgaaagttttattagttcgttaatcattattccaatgcaacatgtttgtaaaaagatcataacaatggataagaataaagctAGTTCTGATCATAACTcaaataaaacatcaaagaTGGCGAAAGAAAGGTAACAAAGAAGTGGATTGAGAATGTGCGTTTTcacaaaaagaaaggaagaaagaagaaagaaagaaaataaaagaatgtatTTTCAAGAATACACATAAGAACTAGGTGCCCCAGTTATCGCAGCTTGAGTTTCTATGTACAAACTTTCCGAAGacccttctgagtttgacatgtgttcaGGAGATCTGCAATACTCTGTCAATGTTCCAAGACGTTGCATATCCTTTCTTATTGGTTCAAGTAAAGcaagatcatcatatgccccCGATCAAAATTTGATCCGCTCAAATCACCTGATGTTCCAATCCTGCCCAATACTTGAGTCGCCTTTTCTGGGTTTTCGACTCAAgccccctttggtctcaaagtgccctttacgggttttcaccttggcctctccaaagtttttttttttaggaagcAAAGCGCCCTTcacgggttttcactttggttccCCTTTctttcaagtgaagtatttcttgacggAGTCTGCGTTTACAGGATTTGGTAAACTTTTGCCATTCATCTCGCATAGGATCAAAGCTCCAccagaaaaggccttctttacaacataagggccttcccaatttggcatccattttcctctaaaatctttTTGCATAGGAAGAATCTTTTCTAGTACCAAGTCCCCTTCACGAAATTCTCGGGGGCGAACCTTTTtattataggctcgcatcattcgtttctggtacatttgcCCATGGTGAATAGCTCTTAGCCTCTTTTCCTCtattaggttcaactgatcgtaccgagattggatccattagGCTTTATCCAACTGTAGCTCAGATAACACCCGtagagaagggatttcaacttcaatgggtaatactgcctccattccataaaccagaGAAAAAGACGTTGCCCAGTAGAAGTTCTAACAGATGTTCGATAGGCAAGGAGAGCAAATgataatttctcatgccaatccttgtaggtttcagtcattttccccacaatccttttaatgtttttattggcCGCCTCCACTGGACCATTCATTTTTAGACGATACGGCGATGAGTTATGatgcttaattttaaattggctACAAACCTCAGCTATTGTGCTATTATTCAAGTTCATCGCATTATCGGATATGATCctctcaggcattccatatcgacaaatgatctccttcttcaagaatttgctgactACTGCTttcgtgacatttgcatatgaagcagcttccacccacttgGTAAAGTAATCAATTACTACgaagatgaaacgatgcccattagaagcctttggtgatattggcccaataacatccataccccacatggaaaaCGGCCAAGGAGAGGTCATGACGTGAAGAGGTGAATGAGGCGCGTGTATTTTGTCTCCGTAAATTTGGCATTTGTGGCACTTCCTGGCATGATCAATacaatctccttccatggtgggccaatagtacccaaatctcatgatctgtctggcCATCGTGAAACCACTGGCGTGCGTTCCACaaataccctcatggacttcttccaaaattttcttggctTCCACagcatccacacatcttaacagtACTAGATCCTTCCTTCTTTTATATAACACttctccatctaagacatattCAATGGCTATCTTTCTCAGAGTTCTCTTGTCATTCTCTGTCGCTTGATCAGGGTATTcccgattcttcacatattgtAGGATACTCTGATACCAAGGACAATCATCTTTTCCCTCCTCCTCAATATTGCAGCAATTAGCCGGGGTCTCAGAGATACTCATCTGAACAGGCCTCATTGCCTCAAGTCTATTCACCTGAATCATCGAAGCTAGAGTAGCTAATACATCAGCCATTTGGTTTTCCTCCCGTGGGAGGTAATAGAAGGTGATATCGTCAAACTCTTCAGCCAATTCGAGAACTAGTTTTCTATAACCGATTAGCTTAGGATCTCTAGTCTCCCACTcccctttgagttggtatatcaccaacGCTGAATCCCCGTATACTCTCAGCACTTTGATGTTCCGTTCAATGGCTGCACGAATGcccataatacatgcttcatattctgccatattatttgtacaatcgaagtccaacttgctagcaacaggataatgatctccacttGGGGATACCAAAACTGCCCCAACTCCATTACCCGtagcatttgaagctccatcaaaatttaacttccaTACGTGATCCATTTGAGGATTTTCTTCAGTATTCGCCACATACATCAAGTCCTCGTTTGGAAAATCGAAATTCAAAGATTCATAGTCCTCCAAGGCTCTACTACCTAGGAAATCGGCTATTGCACTTCCCTTTATGGCCTTCTGACTGACATATACTATATCAAATTCTGAGAGCAAGatctgccatctagccattctcccgTTCAAAGCAGTCgattccatcatatactttaaaggatctaactttgaaatcagccaagtcGTGTGATACAACATATACTGCCTCAGTCTTCGGGTTGCCCAGATTAGAGcacaacacaacttctcaattaATGAGTACCTCATTTCGCAATCGGtaaatttcttactgagatagtatattgccctttctttctttcccgtctcatcatgttggcccaatacgcatcccatggaattcTCCAACACTGTTAGATACAATATCAATGGCCTATCTGGACTTGGAGGTGATAAGACTGGAGTATTAGCCAAGTACTGCTTTACCTTATCGAAAGCCCTCTGACACTCTTCATCCCATTCACCcggattatgtttctttaaGAGCCGGAATACTGGATCACATTTCTCTGTCAGTTGTGAgatgaaccgagcaatgtaattcagcCTCCCTAGGAAACCTCGCACCTCCTTCTGAGTGCGCGGGGgaggtaaatctcgtattgcctttactttgtctgggtcaaccTCGATCCCCTTTTTGCTAACTATGAAGCCTAATAACTTCCCTGATCTGGCTCCAAACGTGCATTTGGCCGGgttaagcttgagctgaaatttCTTTAATCTCAAAAATAACCTTTTCATGACCTGAACATGCTCTTCTTCCGTTCTAGACTTTGCGATCATATCGTCAACATAGACTTCGATctccttgtgcatcatgtcgTGAAACAAAGTCACCATagctctttgatatgttgctcccgcattcttcAATCCGAAGGGCATTACCTTGTAACAGAATGTTCTCCATAAggtaatgaatgtggttttcctcATGTCTCCAGGATgtatctttatttgattgtatccagagaaaccatccatgaaagaaaacaatgaatagCCCGCCGTGTTATCTACCAAAGTATCAATGTGGGGCAGTGGAAAGTTGTCCTTTGGACTAGCCTTGTTCAAATCCctataatccacacacattcgtacctttCCATCTTTTTTGGGAACAGGgacgatgttggctacccaaTCCGAATACTTGACCTCTTGTAAGAATCCAGCGTCGAATTGTCTTTTGACTTCTTCTCTTATTTTCAACACAATGTCAGGTCTCATTCTcctgagcttctgttgaacgGGTTTACAATCCTCCTTTATGGGCAGACGATGCACCACAATGTTAGTACTTAGCCCAGGCATATCTTGGTACGACCAcgcgaaaacatctttgaactctcggaGCAAATTAATGAGGTCTTGCCTTGTCTTTGCGGTgatttcagttccaattttcacctccttTCCATCCTCTAGGCTCACTATTTCTAATGATTCCCTATGAGGTAGGATATGCTTATCCTCTTGTTCCACCATTCTTAACAAGTCCGGAGATGCATCATAATcttcgtcattttcaaagtcgtgggatccctctaaacacactTCTTGCTCAAAAATAGGCTCCGCGTTTGaggcagcgtcactcatgtcattgatatctgaagaCCTATGAGGGCATATCAAAGAATATaccaagaatatataaatttatgaatatgtttgtgcaaaagagttacaaatgaaagaattatttgtaagacaatcaatcaaatggaaaatataaaaggaaaaaagtgaCTGATCGAGATGAACGTAGACacgtatttcattaaaataatgatatttaggCCCAatgcctatttcacaaaagattTCATATCGTTTCTAGGCCAACAAACAACAGGAATGTTTTGAGCATTACTCTGAATAAGCCCTAaagactacagggatttcttcagcagtccaattgtttagctcgcTTCCAGGCTCATAAGGGCAGATCTCCAACAAGGCCCTCCTTTCCGTTGCTTCTATGGCGTTGGTATAAACATTTTCCAACATTCCTCCCATGCCGCTACCGGACACTCCACATTCAGAATGAATAAATCCTCCCGACACAAAAGATGTAGATATGTGGGGAAAGGTTAAAGGCTCACACTTAGCTTCATGTCCATTCAAACGCGCCCTTCTTTTCTCTTGTCTCTTCTctacttctttcttcttctgcttcatgtctggcttgtatcctaaaCCAAATCTATCAAACTTTTCCTTCGGCATTGGTGCCTCAATCCTTCCCTGAAGATATTTTTCTAATCCTTTCCCGGGTGAGGCTCCTCTTCCTACCATCAATCGCAATCCCATCTCAGTGGTCCTGGATATTTTCGATATTGGAATTCTATTTCCCTCCGCAATAAACATCGCGTTCACAAATTCTAACGACCGAAAAGAACATTCTAGTGCCTCATCGTTGATGTCCACATAAGGTGCATCGCTAGTCCTCATTGCGATAATATCCTCCTCTGTATCTATTGTTACCAACCGATCCTCCGATACCAACTTCACcttctgatgtaatgatgaagGTACTGCCCCTACTGAGTGTATCCATGGTCTCCCCAATAGACAGTTGTAGGAAGGTTTAATATCCATTAACAAGAAATCCACCTCATAAGTGACTGGGCCAATCCTTAATGGTACCTCAATTCTCCCCATAACCTCCTTTTTtgttccatcaaatgcccttactatgCTCTGGCATGCTTTCATGTGCGAACTGTCTATTGGTATTCGACTAAGAGTGGACAAAGGCAATACATTCAGTGCAGATCCATTATCAACCAAGGCCCCCGGGAGTGTGTACCCTTTGCATCGGACAGTAACATGCAGGGCTTTAGTAGAACCTCTTCCTCCGgatggtatttcatcatcattgaagaagataaaattgtcagcACCAATATTGTTGATCAACCGATCCAGCTTGTTTACCGAAATATCGTCAGCCACATATGTTTCGTTTAGCACATTTAAAAGTGCATTCCGATGTACTTCTGAGTTTAGGAGTAAAGCTAATACAGAAATGCGGGCTGGCTGTTTGTGCAGTTGCTCCACAACACTGTATTCACTGTGTTTCAGAAACTTCAAAAACTCCTTTGCCTcctcttcttttattggttcattTACCAATGGCTCAACTTCTACTGCTTTCCCTTTCCTCTGTTCTTTCTTCCAATTCTCTTCCCTGGACGACTCTGCTTGAGCGTCATGTCTTTTTCCATTGCGCGTGTAAGAACCTATTTCCTGATTTCTTTCTGCTTCTTTTCCCAAAATGGTCACATTACACCCGTAATTCCACGGCACCATTTTGTTATCCCTATaagagaaatttgatggtttctggattacaatttttggtgttacCTGAGCCCTAACCTCATTACCCTTAGGGCGTGAGATAATGACCACAGGATGATTTATTTTTGGAGCTTTTGTTCCCAACTCTGTCGCGCATATGCTCCTCATTTCTTTCGCATCTTCATAAAACCTcatctccttgttatccatcatgctTTGAACCAAAGCCTTGAATCCTTCACATTCTTGGATTTCATGCCCTGTTTTATGGTGAAATTCACAATAATTTCCCATCTCATGCCCTTCCTCAGAATCTGAAATAACCAACCCTCTTTTTGTCATTTCTTTCTAGACCCGTTTCAATGGAATTTTTACTTCAGCAATGTCAGTCTTGACTTCTTCTCCCGTACCTTCGCTAACCATATTCACCCCCTTATCTGCGTGATTAGGTAACGGATTCTTTGCGTTAGGTGAGTCGTCAAGTTTGACAACACCTAATTTGATAAGTCCTTCTACTACCTTCTTGAAAGCAGTACAATTTTCTATCGAGTGCCCAGAAATTAccgcatgataatcacattgcgCGTTCGTATCATACCATTTTGGATACGGGGGTTGTAGAGGACTCAAGTAACAaggagcaacaacatgtgcATCGAATAAAGTCTGATACAACTCCTTGTATGACATCGGGATTGGCGTGAATTGGGGCTTTTCAGTAGTTTGCCTAGCTCCCGACTCTTGTCTTGATGATCCCTGTTGATTAGCAACCACTTTCTTTGGTTGATTCACGGTAATTGACCTACCATAAGCATTCACattattcacttcattttctcttttcctcgggGGTGCCCTCCTATTATTTTCTCCTCCATctatttttccacttttaatggcatgctcaatcatttcaccattcatgattatatccgaaaaattttttgaagcgcttcccaacatgtgagtgatgaacggggctttcaaagtattaataaaaagcatcgtcatctctTTTTCCAAAAGCGGTGGTTGCACCTGAACCGCCACCTCTCGCCACCTCTGCGCAGATTGTCTGAAGCTTTCGTTCGATTTCTTCTCTAAATTTTGCAGAGTTATCCTGTCAGGCATCATTTCTGAGACATGATTGTATTGTCTCAGGAAAGCCTGTGCTAAATCCCTCCAAGTAGCAATTTTAGCTCGGCTCAGCTGATTGTACCACTTTGACGCCGCTCCCGTAAGACTTTCCTGAaagcaatgtattaataattgatcattattaatatacccCGTCATTCTTCTacaaaacatagtaatatgggATCCTGGGCAACTAGTCCCGTTGTATTTCTCGAATTCCGGCATCTTAAATTTGTAAGGGAGCACCAAGTCcggaaccaagctcagatcttttgcatcTATTCCATGATAGCTTTCGATGCTTTCTATTGCCCTAAACTTCTCTTctatccatttccatttctcctcaAATTGTTTTGGAAATTCCTCCTTCGCCTTGTCCTTTTCAACCATCTCATCAAGATCTGGGACAACAATATTATTCGGGCTATCACCGGGAT
The window above is part of the Gossypium raimondii isolate GPD5lz chromosome 9, ASM2569854v1, whole genome shotgun sequence genome. Proteins encoded here:
- the LOC105797732 gene encoding LOW QUALITY PROTEIN: uncharacterized protein LOC105797732 (The sequence of the model RefSeq protein was modified relative to this genomic sequence to represent the inferred CDS: inserted 1 base in 1 codon; substituted 1 base at 1 genomic stop codon) yields the protein MTQLLKGVDKGKGPVIVSEEENNGEPLYPPGFTPPHAQVQTELHPRRPSVSVRPQQFQGDASIPMNFQPGAGSNPGDSPNNIVVPDLDEMVEKDKAKEEFPKQFEEKWKWIEEKFRAIESIESYHGIDAKDLSLVPDLVLPYKFKMPEFEKYNGTSCPGSHITMFCRRMTGYINNDQLLIHCFQESLTGAASKWYNQLSRAKIATWRDLAQAFLRQYNHVSEMMPDRITLQNLEKKSNESFRQSAQRWREVAVQVQPPLLEKEMTMLFINTLKAPFITHMLGSASKNFSDIIMNGEMIEHAIKSGKIDGGENNRRAPPRKRENEVNNVNAYGRSITVNQPKKVVANQQGSSRQESGARQTTEKPQFTPIPMSYKELYQTLFDAHVVAPCYLSPLQPPYPKWYDTNAQCDYHAVISGHSIENCTAFKKVVEGLIKLGVVKLDDSPNAKNPLPNHADKGVNMVSEDSEEGHEMGNYCEFHHKTGHEIQECEGFKALVQSMMDNKEMRFYEDAKEMRSICATELGTKAPKINHPVVIISRPKGNEVRAQVTPKIVIQKPSNFSYRDNKMVPWNYGCNVTILGKEAERNQEIGSYTRNGKRHDAQAESSREENWKKEQRKGKAVEVEPLVNEPIKEEEAKEFLKFLKHSEYSVVEQLHKQPARISVLALLLNSEVHRNALLNVLNETYVADDISVNKLDRLINNIGADNFIFFNDDEIPSGGRGSTKALHVTVRCKGYTLPGALVDNGSALNVLPLSTLSRIPIDSSHMKACQSIVRAFDGTKKEVMGRIEVPLRIGPVTYEVDFLLMDIKPSYNCLLGRPWIHSVGAVPSSLHQKVKLVSEDRLVTIDTEEDIIAMRTSDAPYVDINDEALECSFRSLEFVNAMFIAEGNRIPISKISRTTEMGLRLMVGRGASPGKGLEKYLQGRIEAPMPKEKFDRFGLGYKPDMKQKKKEVEKRQEKRRARLNGHEAKCEPLTFPHISTSFVSGGFIHSECGVSGSGMGGMLENVYTNAIEATERRALLEICPYEPGSELNNWTAEEIPVVFRAYSESSDINDMSDAASNAEPIFEQEVCLEGSHDFENDEDYDASPDLLRMVEQEDKHILPHRESLEIVSLEDGKEVKIGTEITAKTRQDLINLLREFKDVFAWSYQDMPGLSTNIVVHRLPIKEDCKPVQQKLRRMRPDIVLKIREEVKRQFDAGFLQEVKYSDWVANIVPVPKKDGKVRMCVDYRDLNKASPKDNFPLPHIDTLVDNTAGYSLFSFMDGFSGYNQIKIHPGDMRKTTFITLWRTFCYKVMPFGLKNAGATYQRAMVTLFHDMMHKEIEVYVDDMIAKSRTEEEHVQVMKRLFLRLKKFQLKLNPAKCTFGARSGKLLGFIVSKKGIEVDPDKVKAIRDLPPPRTQKEVRGFLGRLNYIARFISQLTEKCDPVFRLLKKHNPGEWDEECQRAFDKVKQYLANTPVLSPPSPDRPLILYLTVLENSMGCVLGQHDETGKKERAIYYLSKKFTDCEMRYSLIEKLCCALIWATRRLRQYMLYHTTWLISKLDPLKYMMESTALNGRMARWQILLSEFDIVYVSQKAIKGSAIADFLGSRALEDYESLNFDFPNEDLMYVANTEENPQMDHVWKLNFDGASNATGNGVGAVLVSPSGDHYPVASKLDFDCTNNMAEYEACIMGIRAAIERNIKVLRVYGDSALVIYQLKGEWETRDPKLIGYRKLVLELAEEFDDITFYYLPREENQMADVLATLASMIQVNRLEAMRPVQMSISETPANCCNIEEEGKDDCPWYQSILQYVKNREYPDQATENDKRTLRKIAIEYVLDGEVLYKRRKDLVLLRCVDAVEAKKILEEVHEGICGTHASGFTMARQIMRFGYYWPTMEGDCIDHARKCHKCQIYGDKIHAPHSPLHVMTSPWPFSMWGMDVIGPISPKASNGHRFIFVVIDYFTKWVEAASYANVTKAVVSKFLKKEIICRYGMPERIISDNAMNLNNSTIAEVCSQFKIKHHNSSPYRLKMNGPVEAANKNIKRIVGKMTETYKDWHEKLSFALLAYRTSVRTSTGXTSFSLVYGMEAVLPIEVEIPSLRVLSELQLDKAXWIQSRYDQLNLIEEKRLRAIHHGQMYQKRMMRAYNKKVRPREFREGDLVLEKILPMQKDFRGKWMPNWEGPYVVKKAFSGGALILCEMNGKSLPNPVNADSVKKYFT